One segment of Carya illinoinensis cultivar Pawnee chromosome 1, C.illinoinensisPawnee_v1, whole genome shotgun sequence DNA contains the following:
- the LOC122304611 gene encoding scarecrow-like protein 32, whose product MQFTEAPPQSLHQMTPFSNPTMNKSQIHRTLPWPGFPTSKSLGSFGDANCMEQLLVHCANAIESNDATLAQQILWVLNNVIATPDGDSNQRLTCGFLRALISRAAKTGSCKMLAAMANVHGNIAIDTHKFSIIELASFVDLTPWHRFGFTAANAAILEAVEGYSIIHIVDLSLTHCMQIPTLIDAIANRHEVPPLVKLTVATAMEDVPPKLDLSYEELGSKLVNFARSKNVMMEFRASPSGYKDGFATLIEQLRVQHLVYPESGEALVINCQMMLHYIPEETVNVAIPSANSNPYDFECSSTTSSFRTMFLKSLRSLDPTIVVLVDEDADLTSNDVVSRLRSAFNYLWIPYDTMDTFLPTGSKQRQWYEANICWKIENVIANEGFHRVERPETRSQWVQRMINADFRGISFGEDAVSEVKAMLDEHAAGWGLKKEEDNLVLTWKGHNVVFATAWLPAA is encoded by the coding sequence aTGCAATTCACTGAGGCTCCACCACAATCCTTACACCAAATGACTCCATTTTCCAATCCCACCATGAACAAAAGCCAAATTCATAGAACTCTGCCATGGCCTGGATTTCCAACATCAAAGTCCTTGGGGAGTTTCGGTGATGCCAATTGCATGGAGCAACTACTAGTACACTGCGCCAATGCAATTGAAAGCAACGATGCCACTCTAGCCCAACAAATCCTATGGGTCTTAAACAACGTCATAGCAACCCCAGATGGGGACTCGAATCAGCGCCTTACTTGCGGCTTCCTCCGAGCTCTTATTTCACGCGCAGCCAAAACTGGAAGTTGCAAAATGTTGGCAGCCATGGCCAACGTTCATGGCAATATTGCTATAGACACGCACAAGTTCTCAATCATTGAGCTCGCTAGCTTTGTGGACTTGACCCCTTGGCATCGGTTTGGATTCACAGCAGCCAACGCAGCAATTTTAGAAGCCGTTGAAGGGTACTCAATCATTCACATCGTTGATTTAAGCTTGACTCATTGCATGCAGATTCCTACACTGATTGATGCTATAGCTAATCGTCACGAGGTCCCTCCTCTAGTCAAGCTCACCGTAGCTACAGCCATGGAAGATGTCCCACCAAAGCTCGACCTTTCGTATGAGGAATTGGGCTCAAAGTTGGTTAATTTTGCAAGGTCCAAGAATGTTATGATGGAGTTTAGAGCGAGTCCTTCAGGTTACAAAGACGGTTTTGCGACTTTGATCGAACAACTTCGGGTTCAACATTTAGTATACCCCGAAAGCGGCGAGGCACTAGTTATTAACTGCCAAATGATGCTTCATTACATCCCAGAAGAAACCGTTAACGTTGCAATTCCTAGTGCAAACTCTAACCCTTATGATTTTGAATGTTCCTCCACCACTTCCTCTTTTCGGACAATGTTTCTCAAATCGCTTCGGAGTTTAGACCCCACCATTGTAGTTCTAGTAGACGAAGATGCGGATTTGACATCAAATGATGTGGTGTCTAGGCTAAGGTCAGCGTTTAATTATCTATGGATACCATATGATACTATGGATACATTTCTTCCAACGGGAAGTAAGCAGAGGCAGTGGTACGAAGCAAACATTTGCTGGAAGATTGAGAATGTGATAGCAAATGAGGGTTTTCACAGGGTTGAGCGGCCTGAAACTAGAAGCCAGTGGGTGCAACGAATGATAAATGCCGATTTTCGTGGCATCTCTTTTGGGGAGGATGCAGTGTCGGAGGTAAAAGCCATGCTAGACGAGCATGCAGCCGGGTGGGGattgaagaaggaagaagacAATCTTGTTCTTACATGGAAAGGACATAATGTTGTGTTTGCCACTGCTTGGTTGCCTGCAGCTTGA